In one window of Microbacterium dextranolyticum DNA:
- the glgB gene encoding 1,4-alpha-glucan branching protein GlgB produces MSTTPDHILDAVASGSYHAPHDVLGLHQQPDGSWVIRARRPMATTVTAVTDTGARMPLTHVRAGIWEGASTSRPDAYDLVATYDGGAEHRSDDPYRHLPTLGEVDQHLIGEGRHEQLWNVLGAHVRRFPGVSGVAFSVWAPNARAVRVVGDFNSWDGQSHAMRSLGSTGVWEIFVPGLGAGVAYKYEILTPHGGWIMKADPMAQRAEVPPATASVVTESTYTWGDDDWMTARAERSPLDQPMSTYELHLGSWRPGLGYREAADQLVDYLTELGYTHVEFLPLSEHPFGGSWGYQVSGYYAPTSRFGSPDDLRYLIDRLHRAGFGVIMDWVPGHFPKDAFALARFDGEALYEHPDPRRGEHKDWGTLIFDYGRNEVRNFLVANALYWLEEFHVDGLRVDAVASMLYLDYSRNEGEWEPNIYGGRENLEAIRFLQEVNATAYKRYPGIAMIAEESTSYPGVTAPTSAGGLGFGFKWNMGWMNDTLVYFQRDPMYRAHHEGELSFSFVYAFSENFVLPISHDEVVHGKGTLMTRMPGDHWQKLANVRAFLAYMWGHPGKQLLFMGQDFGQLSEWSESRSLDWWILDQPPHRQLLDFVGALNRVYKEHAPLWSRDSDGGAFRHLGAPSWNPNVIAFSRVDHHGNTVAVVCNFSGEPLHDFTLELPAGGEWTELLNSDATQYGGSGVGNFGTVHADENGRATMVLPPLGVLWLGHSS; encoded by the coding sequence ATGAGCACCACCCCCGACCACATCCTCGACGCCGTCGCGAGCGGGTCGTACCACGCTCCGCACGACGTGCTGGGGCTGCACCAGCAGCCCGATGGATCCTGGGTCATCCGTGCACGCCGCCCCATGGCGACGACCGTCACCGCCGTGACGGACACCGGTGCCCGGATGCCGCTGACGCACGTGCGCGCCGGGATCTGGGAGGGGGCGAGCACCTCGCGTCCGGACGCGTACGACCTCGTCGCCACCTACGACGGCGGCGCCGAGCACCGCAGCGACGACCCCTATCGTCACCTTCCGACTCTCGGAGAGGTCGACCAGCACCTCATCGGCGAAGGACGCCACGAGCAGCTGTGGAACGTTCTGGGCGCCCATGTCCGCCGCTTCCCGGGCGTGAGCGGGGTGGCGTTCTCGGTCTGGGCGCCGAACGCGCGCGCGGTGCGGGTCGTCGGCGATTTCAACTCCTGGGACGGGCAGTCGCACGCCATGCGCAGCCTGGGCTCGACCGGCGTCTGGGAGATCTTCGTGCCGGGACTCGGCGCCGGCGTCGCGTACAAGTACGAGATCCTCACCCCGCACGGCGGCTGGATCATGAAGGCCGACCCGATGGCGCAGCGCGCCGAGGTGCCGCCTGCCACGGCATCCGTCGTCACCGAGTCGACGTACACGTGGGGCGACGACGACTGGATGACCGCGCGCGCCGAGCGCTCGCCGCTCGACCAGCCGATGTCGACGTACGAGCTGCACCTCGGATCGTGGCGTCCGGGGCTCGGCTACCGCGAGGCTGCCGATCAGCTCGTGGACTACCTCACCGAGCTGGGCTACACGCATGTCGAGTTCCTGCCCCTGTCCGAGCATCCGTTCGGCGGTTCCTGGGGCTACCAGGTATCCGGCTACTACGCGCCGACGAGTCGATTCGGCTCGCCCGACGACCTGCGCTACCTCATCGACCGCCTGCACCGGGCCGGGTTCGGCGTCATCATGGACTGGGTTCCCGGGCACTTCCCGAAGGATGCCTTCGCCCTGGCGCGGTTCGACGGAGAAGCCCTCTACGAGCACCCCGACCCCCGCCGCGGCGAGCACAAGGACTGGGGAACACTCATCTTCGACTACGGCCGCAACGAGGTGCGCAACTTCCTCGTCGCGAACGCGCTGTACTGGCTCGAGGAGTTCCACGTCGACGGCCTGCGTGTGGACGCCGTCGCCTCCATGCTCTACCTCGACTACTCGCGCAACGAGGGCGAATGGGAGCCGAACATCTACGGCGGCCGCGAGAACCTCGAGGCGATCCGCTTCCTGCAGGAGGTGAACGCCACCGCGTACAAGCGCTACCCCGGCATCGCGATGATCGCCGAAGAGTCGACGAGCTACCCCGGAGTGACGGCGCCGACCAGTGCCGGGGGCCTCGGCTTCGGGTTCAAGTGGAACATGGGCTGGATGAACGACACGCTCGTGTACTTCCAGCGCGACCCGATGTACCGCGCCCACCACGAGGGCGAACTGTCGTTCTCGTTCGTCTACGCCTTCAGCGAGAACTTCGTCCTGCCCATCAGCCATGACGAGGTCGTGCACGGCAAGGGCACGCTCATGACACGGATGCCCGGCGACCACTGGCAGAAGCTCGCCAACGTCCGCGCGTTCCTGGCGTACATGTGGGGCCACCCCGGCAAGCAGCTGCTGTTCATGGGCCAGGACTTCGGCCAGCTCTCGGAGTGGTCCGAGAGCCGGAGTCTCGACTGGTGGATCCTCGACCAGCCGCCCCACCGTCAACTGCTCGATTTCGTCGGGGCCCTCAACCGGGTCTACAAGGAGCACGCGCCGCTCTGGTCGCGCGACAGCGACGGGGGCGCGTTCCGCCACCTGGGCGCACCGAGCTGGAATCCGAACGTCATCGCCTTCTCGCGCGTCGACCACCACGGCAACACGGTGGCCGTCGTGTGCAACTTCTCGGGCGAGCCGCTGCACGACTTCACCCTCGAGCTGCCCGCGGGCGGCGAGTGGACCGAGCTGCTCAACTCCGACGCAACGCAGTACGGCGGATCCGGGGTCGGCAACTTCGGCACGGTCCACGCCGACGAGAACGGGCGCGCGACGATGGTGCTTCCCCCGCTGGGCGTGCTCTGGCTGGGTCACAGCTCCTGA
- a CDS encoding alpha-1,4-glucan--maltose-1-phosphate maltosyltransferase: MASKNRTPAVRTEAAPSVRSTSQIPLREPQTWTGAPETRIGRIPLSLPHPSVPDARYDPSAFVGEAVPFQVTAFREGHDIIGVHVRLTSPAGVETLHRLEPLHDGFDRWRTLVAPLEQGRWTFRFEAFADDFATWEHAADLKIAAGVDAALMREMGARLLLRAASEKDRGSAQIRVLKAAATRLRDAAVSDEDALVTVRDPDLAAFFCERPLQSLVTAGEDEVLLVERERAGVGAWYEFFPRSEGAKRRKDGSIKSGTFRTAAKRLPAVAGMGFDVVYLVPIHPIGETNRKGRNNTLTAMPDDPGSPYAIGSPLGGHDAIHPELGTAADFRFFVRAARAEGLEVALDLALQASPDHPWVAEHPEWFTTLPDGTIAYAENPPKKYQDIYPLNFDNDPAGIYAEMLRVVQHWVAQGVKIFRVDNPHTKPLQFWEWLIATVNAADPDVIFLSEAFTRPAVMRSLAMVGFQQSYSYFTWRNTKEELEEFLGSVSHETSDYMRPNLFVNTHDILTEYLQYGGRPAYKVRAAIAATAAPIWGVYAGYELIENVARPGSEENIDNEKYEYKLRDWEGAEERGESLAPYLRRLNEIRAAHPALRQLRNWSAHWSDDDAILVYSKHLDAALSPDGRSDTIIVVANVDPHSVRQTTVHLDTRIWGVEPGTPFEVEDLVTGATWTWNQDAFVRLDAFVEPVHILHVKESR, translated from the coding sequence GTGGCCTCGAAGAACCGAACACCCGCCGTCCGGACGGAAGCCGCGCCGAGCGTGCGCAGCACGTCGCAGATCCCTCTCCGCGAACCGCAGACGTGGACGGGCGCCCCCGAGACCCGCATCGGCAGGATCCCACTGTCGCTGCCGCATCCGTCCGTCCCGGATGCACGGTACGACCCGTCCGCCTTCGTCGGCGAAGCGGTGCCGTTCCAGGTGACGGCGTTCCGCGAGGGGCACGACATCATCGGCGTGCACGTACGACTCACCTCTCCCGCGGGCGTCGAGACCCTGCACCGACTCGAGCCCCTGCACGATGGGTTCGACCGATGGCGGACACTCGTCGCACCTCTCGAACAGGGGCGATGGACCTTCCGGTTCGAAGCGTTCGCCGACGACTTCGCGACGTGGGAGCACGCCGCGGATCTGAAGATCGCCGCCGGAGTGGATGCCGCGCTCATGCGCGAGATGGGCGCGCGGCTGCTTCTTCGCGCGGCCTCCGAGAAAGACCGCGGCTCGGCGCAGATCCGCGTGCTGAAGGCCGCGGCGACCCGTCTGCGCGATGCGGCAGTGTCCGACGAGGATGCGCTCGTGACCGTGCGCGACCCCGACCTCGCGGCTTTCTTCTGCGAGCGGCCGCTGCAATCGCTCGTGACCGCGGGCGAGGACGAGGTCCTCCTCGTGGAGCGCGAGCGCGCGGGCGTCGGCGCGTGGTACGAGTTCTTCCCGCGGTCCGAGGGGGCCAAGCGCCGCAAGGACGGCTCGATCAAGAGCGGCACGTTCCGCACGGCGGCCAAGCGTCTGCCGGCCGTCGCGGGCATGGGCTTCGACGTCGTCTACCTCGTGCCGATCCATCCGATCGGCGAGACGAACCGCAAGGGCCGCAACAACACGCTGACGGCGATGCCCGACGACCCGGGCTCGCCCTACGCGATCGGCTCGCCGCTGGGCGGGCACGATGCGATCCATCCCGAGCTGGGAACGGCGGCGGACTTCCGCTTCTTCGTCCGCGCCGCCCGTGCCGAGGGCCTCGAGGTAGCACTCGACCTCGCTCTGCAGGCGTCGCCCGACCATCCGTGGGTCGCCGAGCATCCGGAGTGGTTCACGACTCTTCCCGACGGCACGATCGCCTACGCGGAGAATCCGCCGAAGAAGTACCAGGACATCTATCCGCTGAACTTCGACAACGATCCCGCGGGCATCTACGCGGAGATGCTGCGGGTCGTTCAGCACTGGGTCGCGCAGGGAGTGAAGATCTTCCGCGTCGACAACCCGCACACCAAGCCCCTGCAGTTCTGGGAGTGGCTCATCGCCACCGTCAACGCCGCCGACCCCGACGTGATCTTCCTCTCCGAGGCCTTCACCCGCCCCGCGGTCATGCGGTCCCTCGCGATGGTGGGATTCCAGCAGAGCTACTCGTACTTCACGTGGCGGAACACCAAGGAGGAGCTCGAGGAGTTCCTCGGATCGGTCTCGCACGAGACGAGCGACTACATGCGCCCGAACCTGTTCGTGAACACCCACGACATCCTCACCGAGTACCTGCAGTACGGCGGACGTCCCGCGTACAAGGTCCGTGCGGCTATCGCTGCGACGGCGGCGCCGATCTGGGGCGTGTACGCCGGCTACGAGCTCATCGAGAACGTCGCGCGCCCCGGGTCGGAAGAGAACATCGACAACGAGAAGTACGAGTACAAGCTGCGCGATTGGGAGGGCGCCGAGGAGCGCGGCGAATCGCTCGCCCCGTACCTGCGACGGCTCAACGAGATCCGCGCCGCGCATCCCGCGCTCCGTCAGCTGCGCAACTGGTCGGCGCACTGGAGCGACGACGACGCGATCCTCGTGTACTCCAAGCACCTCGATGCCGCGCTGTCACCCGACGGGCGCAGCGACACGATCATCGTCGTCGCGAACGTCGATCCGCACTCGGTGCGGCAGACCACCGTGCACCTCGACACCCGCATCTGGGGCGTCGAGCCCGGCACACCGTTCGAGGTCGAAGACCTCGTCACCGGGGCCACCTGGACCTGGAATCAGGACGCCTTCGTCCGCCTCGATGCGTTCGTCGAGCCCGTTCACATCCTGCACGTCAAGGAGTCTCGATGA
- a CDS encoding glycosyl transferase has translation MRFVWAVAAFVLAALMIGAGIAQRTVFVGPKTESQAIAVAGDAPYVLIDGAVLNSHDGSQTLRVQEPGQIFAAYGRTGDIEAWLARSDYTHLSLKDGALVSDSVAAAAKPPAGSAVLNPVGSDLWLDEFDQQDELVTPLQLPADMSLLVATDGVKPAPSSLSLTWPVRNATPWAGPLIILGSLLLAVGIVLYVLGVRHVRRSRGPRRKGLPLPVTEPIDLAVEGADKGVVSATPPRRRLTRGRRAFVVVPALAVTAVLATGCTPDAWPQLVPTETPSPSPSVVVPEDQGSPVVTQAQAERIVGRIASDVATADQNRDAAAAAIRLDGTALATRKTNYVLRGAIADQAALPAVPSGHLEVVLPEANDEWPRVFFAVAAGSDAGGTQKPDVIMSITQQDPWSPYKLSTLADLASDAKLNLAPDYVGAIPIPADSPFLAIAPKNLATAYADVVTNGTGSQFAALFDDDEDAFQKQLSENRKSRLDAFNQTGAQTGAMTFSAQAASTAPVALATLDSGAIVAVTVDDLETVKPTNADAVIKVDGNPVVQNLAGAAQSSTGFSTTYANQLFFFVPSQSSKARIQLLGYSSNVLEAKVVG, from the coding sequence GTGCGTTTCGTGTGGGCTGTGGCCGCCTTCGTGTTGGCCGCTCTCATGATCGGTGCGGGCATTGCGCAGCGCACGGTGTTCGTGGGGCCGAAGACCGAGAGTCAGGCGATCGCGGTGGCCGGCGACGCTCCCTACGTGCTCATCGACGGAGCGGTTCTGAACAGCCACGACGGCTCGCAGACGCTGCGAGTGCAGGAGCCGGGTCAGATCTTCGCCGCCTACGGTCGCACGGGCGACATCGAGGCGTGGCTCGCACGCTCCGACTACACGCATCTCTCGCTCAAGGACGGCGCGCTGGTCTCCGACTCCGTCGCGGCGGCGGCGAAGCCGCCTGCGGGCAGCGCGGTTCTGAACCCCGTGGGCTCCGACCTGTGGCTCGACGAGTTCGACCAGCAGGACGAGCTGGTCACCCCGTTGCAGCTGCCCGCGGACATGAGCCTGCTCGTCGCCACCGATGGCGTGAAGCCGGCGCCGTCGTCGCTGAGCCTCACGTGGCCGGTGCGCAACGCCACGCCGTGGGCGGGGCCCCTGATCATCCTCGGCTCTCTTCTGCTCGCCGTCGGCATCGTTCTGTACGTGCTCGGTGTTCGCCACGTGCGACGCTCCCGCGGACCCCGGCGCAAGGGCCTGCCCCTGCCGGTCACGGAGCCCATCGACCTCGCCGTCGAGGGCGCCGACAAGGGCGTCGTCTCGGCGACTCCGCCCCGGCGGCGCCTCACGCGCGGCAGGCGTGCCTTCGTCGTCGTTCCGGCGCTCGCCGTCACGGCGGTGCTCGCAACCGGTTGCACGCCGGATGCCTGGCCGCAGCTGGTCCCCACCGAGACGCCGTCGCCGTCGCCCTCCGTCGTCGTCCCCGAGGACCAGGGGAGCCCCGTCGTCACGCAGGCTCAGGCGGAGCGCATCGTCGGACGCATCGCGAGCGACGTCGCCACCGCCGATCAGAATCGCGACGCCGCGGCGGCCGCGATCCGACTCGACGGCACCGCCCTCGCCACGCGCAAGACGAATTACGTGCTGCGAGGCGCGATCGCCGATCAGGCGGCGCTCCCGGCGGTGCCGAGCGGTCACCTCGAGGTGGTCCTGCCCGAAGCCAATGACGAGTGGCCGCGCGTCTTCTTCGCCGTCGCGGCGGGCAGCGACGCGGGCGGCACGCAGAAGCCCGACGTCATCATGAGCATCACTCAGCAGGACCCGTGGTCTCCGTACAAGCTGTCGACGCTGGCCGACCTGGCATCCGACGCCAAGCTCAATCTCGCACCGGACTACGTCGGGGCCATTCCGATCCCCGCGGATTCGCCCTTCCTCGCGATCGCGCCGAAGAATCTCGCCACCGCCTACGCGGACGTCGTCACCAACGGCACCGGCAGCCAGTTCGCCGCGCTCTTCGACGACGACGAGGATGCCTTCCAGAAGCAGCTCTCCGAGAACCGCAAGAGCCGACTGGACGCGTTCAACCAGACCGGTGCGCAGACCGGTGCGATGACGTTCTCGGCGCAGGCCGCCTCCACTGCGCCGGTCGCGCTCGCAACCCTCGACTCCGGTGCGATCGTCGCAGTCACGGTCGACGACCTCGAGACGGTCAAGCCGACGAACGCCGACGCCGTCATCAAGGTCGACGGGAACCCCGTGGTGCAGAACCTTGCCGGTGCCGCGCAGTCGTCGACGGGGTTCAGCACGACCTACGCGAACCAGCTGTTCTTCTTCGTCCCGAGCCAGAGTTCGAAGGCGCGCATCCAGCTGCTCGGTTACTCCTCGAACGTCCTCGAAGCGAAAGTGGTCGGCTGA
- a CDS encoding tetratricopeptide repeat protein — protein sequence MSTPHPASGQNPAAVLRGAVDLSSLRSRPSEPVAAEARAQGDAPGLVVDVTDATFGQVLELSRSVPVVVDLWAEWCGPCTQLSPVLEKVVLELAGRLVLAKVDVDANPQLAQGFRAQSIPTVVALVAGQPVPLFTGAVPEQQVREVFAQLLQLAAQQGVTGVVPVAGSDAATPEDAEPELPPLHQEAFDAIEAGDYARAATAYEAALAENPRDDEARAGLGQVRLLERVQHLDLQAARAAAAAAPHDIAAQLAVADLDLAGGHVDDAFGRLLDLFAALPTDERGPVRERLLELFDLVGDADARVLRARGRLSSLLF from the coding sequence ATGAGCACTCCCCATCCGGCATCCGGACAAAACCCCGCGGCGGTGCTGCGCGGCGCGGTCGATCTGTCGAGTCTCCGTTCGCGCCCGAGCGAACCCGTCGCCGCCGAGGCGCGCGCCCAGGGCGACGCGCCGGGCCTCGTCGTCGACGTCACCGACGCGACGTTCGGCCAGGTGCTCGAGCTCTCCCGCTCCGTGCCCGTCGTCGTCGATCTCTGGGCCGAATGGTGCGGGCCGTGCACGCAGCTGAGTCCCGTTCTCGAGAAGGTGGTCCTCGAACTCGCCGGCCGGCTCGTGCTCGCCAAGGTCGATGTCGACGCGAACCCCCAGCTCGCCCAGGGGTTCCGTGCTCAGTCGATTCCCACGGTCGTCGCTCTGGTGGCAGGGCAGCCGGTGCCGCTGTTCACCGGCGCGGTCCCCGAGCAGCAGGTGCGTGAGGTCTTCGCGCAGCTGCTGCAGCTCGCGGCGCAGCAGGGCGTCACGGGCGTCGTTCCGGTGGCCGGTTCGGATGCTGCGACCCCCGAGGACGCGGAGCCGGAGCTGCCTCCGCTCCATCAGGAGGCGTTCGACGCGATCGAGGCGGGTGACTATGCGCGGGCGGCGACGGCGTACGAAGCCGCTCTCGCGGAGAACCCGCGCGACGACGAGGCGCGCGCCGGACTCGGGCAGGTGCGCCTGCTGGAGCGCGTGCAGCATCTCGATCTTCAGGCGGCGCGCGCCGCGGCGGCCGCGGCCCCGCACGACATCGCCGCGCAGCTCGCCGTGGCCGACCTCGATCTGGCCGGCGGCCACGTCGACGATGCGTTCGGCCGGCTGCTCGACCTTTTCGCGGCGCTTCCGACGGATGAGCGCGGGCCCGTCCGAGAGCGGCTGCTGGAGCTGTTCGACCTCGTCGGCGATGCCGACGCACGCGTGCTCCGTGCACGGGGGCGGCTGTCGTCGCTGCTGTTCTGA